Within the Pseudoxanthomonas sp. Root65 genome, the region GATCTTCCTGCCGGCATGGCTGCTGGTGATGGGCGTGTTGCCGTTCTGGCAGCGGATGGTCGCAGTACCGCGTATGCGGAGTGCGTTGGCGGGCATCAATGCGGCCGTGGTCGGGCTGCTGCTGGCGGCCGTGTGCGATCCGCTGTGGTCCAGCGCGGTCTCGGGCATCGCCGACGCGATGGTGGTGGTGGCGGGGTTCGTGGCGCTGGTGTGGGCGCGCCTGCCGGTGGGCTGGATGATCGTGGCGATGCCGCTCGCCGGCATGGCACTGCACGCACTGGCCTGACGACGCTGCCGACCGGGCAGGGAGGCTGTGCGACAATGCGCGCGGCGGAGCCGGCCAGACAGTCGCGTCATTGGAAACAATGCCGAGGAAAGTCCGGGCTCCACAGGGCACGGTGCCAGGTAACGCCTGGGCGGCGCGAGCCGACGGAAAGTGCAACAGAAAGATACCGCCTAAGACTGTTTCGGCAGGACGGCAAGGGTGAAATGGTGCGGTAAGAGCGCACCGCGAGTCCGGCAACGGACCGGCACGGCAAACCCCACCGGGAGCAAGACCAAATAGGGAGGCTATGCTGCGGCCCGCAGTGTCTCCGGGTAGGTTGCTTGAGCGTAACGGTGACGTTGCGCCTAGAGGAATGACTGTCCACGACAGAACCCGGCTTACCGGCCGGCTCCGCCGCTTTTCAAGCGCCGCCGGCGCTTTGAAAAGCCCCAAGGTTTGCGGCGCAAACCTTGGGCCCCAGGCCCTCGCGGCCATACCCCCACCCGCACCTGCGGTGCGGATCGCCCCCTGACTCAGGGGGCTGATGAGGCGCGCCTCGGACACTTCTCTTGTGGGAGCGACGTAAGTCGCGATCGCGGACTTTCAGCTGCGGTAGAGCTAGCTACGCACCGGTCCCGACCCGCAACGTCGTCTCGCCCTCGAACACCCCCTCCGGCCCGAACCTGCGCTCGCTGATCCAACCGTGCCCGCCGTGGTCGATGGCGATCAGGGTGCTGGCGCGGGTGCCGTAGCGCTCGCTGCGGATGAAGGCGGGCGACAGCATGCGTTCCAGCTCCAGGCCGACGCCCGTTTCCGGGAGTCGGTCATCGGGCGCGGGCGTTTCATCCGCCAGTGCGGCCCACAACGGGGCGACATCGTCACTGCCGGAACCCACCCAGTCGGCCAGCCGCGCCTTCAGCGCCATCGTCTTCGGCCACGGCTCGTCGAGGTCGCCGTTGGACAGGCCGTGCAGGCCGGGCGCGAGGGTGATGCGGCGCGGCGTGGGGTAGTTGCTGACGTACTGGCAATCCGTCGCGTCGGCCAGCAACAGGTTGAAGGGGGCGAACGCTTCGGCGGCAGCCAGCAGGCCGATGGCGCGCTGGTCGGCGCTGTCCGGCGATTGTAGGAAGCCCGCTGCCAGTTGGCCACGCGACGGCGCGCCCGGGATCTGGATGGCGGGGTCACGCACGTTGGTCACCACCGCCATCCGGCCACTGGCGTCCACGCCGGCCCACGTGCCGCCGGACTGCAGGTCCTGCCCCGCCATCATGGCCCGCGATTCCGCCCACCGGGCCAAGGGCGCGGTAGGGCGGCCATGGAATTCATCCCGGTTGCCGGCCAGCACCAGGCGCCAGCGCGGGTGGACCTTCCAGGCGAGGGCGACGAGGCACATGGGGCCGATTCTGGGCC harbors:
- a CDS encoding NRDE family protein, yielding MCLVALAWKVHPRWRLVLAGNRDEFHGRPTAPLARWAESRAMMAGQDLQSGGTWAGVDASGRMAVVTNVRDPAIQIPGAPSRGQLAAGFLQSPDSADQRAIGLLAAAEAFAPFNLLLADATDCQYVSNYPTPRRITLAPGLHGLSNGDLDEPWPKTMALKARLADWVGSGSDDVAPLWAALADETPAPDDRLPETGVGLELERMLSPAFIRSERYGTRASTLIAIDHGGHGWISERRFGPEGVFEGETTLRVGTGA